Proteins from a genomic interval of Chionomys nivalis chromosome 7, mChiNiv1.1, whole genome shotgun sequence:
- the LOC130878194 gene encoding C-C motif chemokine 4-like gives MKLCAYTLSLLLFAAAFCAPALSAPMGSDPPTSCCFSYTSSILPRKFVTDYYETSSLCSKPAVVFLTRRGKQVCADPSLPWVNEYVNDLEMN, from the exons ATGAAGCTCTGCGCATataccctctctctcctcctgtttgCAGCTGCCTTCTGCGCTCCAGCGCTCTCAGCACCAA TGGGCTCTGACCCTCCCACTTCCTGCTGCTTTTCTTACACCTCTTCGATTCTCCCTCGCAAATTTGTGACAGACTACTATGAGACCAGCAGCCTCTGCTCCAAGCCAGCTGTGGT aTTCCTGACCAGAAGAGGCAAACAAGTCTGTGCTGACCCCAGCCTGCCCTGGGTCAACGAGTACGTGAATGACTTGGAGATGAACTGA
- the LOC130878221 gene encoding C-C motif chemokine 3 yields the protein MKVPTAALAVLLCTMALCDQVFSAPYGADTPTSCCFTYSWQINRRFIVDYFETSSLCSQPGVVFLTKRNRQVCADPKETWVQEYMADLELNA from the exons ATGAAGGTCCCCACAGCTGCCCTTGCTGTCCTTCTCTGCACCATGGCTCTCTGTGACCAAGTCTTCTCAGCTCCAT ATGGTGCTGACACCCCAACCTCCTGCTGCTTCACGTATAGCTGGCAGATTAACCGCAGATTCATTGTTGACTATTTTGAGACCAGCAGCCTTTGCTCTCAGCCAGGCGTCGT TTTCCTAACTAAGAGAAACCGGCAGGTCTGCGCTGACCCCAAAGAAACCTGGGTGCAAGAATACATGGCTGACCTGGAGCTGAATGCCTGA